A genome region from Lactobacillus sp. ESL0791 includes the following:
- a CDS encoding aspartate carbamoyltransferase catalytic subunit — MRDYQLVSLPHFVSVEDLQVAEVQALITRAEYFKRGGAVLQLTHPVYAVNMFFENSSRTHTSFEVAERKLGLTVIPFDAAHSSVNKGETLYDTSLTMASLGIDLEVIRHSENNYYEQLIHPEQNQHLNIGIVNAGDGSGQHPSQCLLDMMTIYEHFGHFAGLKVAIVGDITNSRVARSNMELLHKLGAQIYFSGPSYWYNQKFDEYGKYVALDDILEKVDVLMLLRVQHERHSGDLNERKFDQAAYHADYGINKKRYDRLQENAIIMHPGPINRGVELASSLVEAPKSMFARQMHNGVFMRMAMLEAVLRGRKLGGLC; from the coding sequence ATGAGAGATTATCAGCTAGTTTCATTACCGCATTTTGTCAGTGTCGAAGATTTGCAAGTTGCCGAGGTTCAAGCCTTGATTACCCGAGCCGAGTATTTTAAACGGGGCGGAGCAGTTCTGCAGCTAACCCATCCGGTTTATGCGGTTAACATGTTTTTTGAAAATTCCAGCCGTACCCACACCAGCTTTGAGGTGGCTGAACGCAAACTTGGTTTAACGGTTATCCCCTTTGATGCAGCGCATAGCTCCGTTAACAAGGGTGAAACTCTGTATGATACCTCGTTAACGATGGCATCGTTAGGAATTGATCTTGAGGTGATTAGGCATTCCGAAAATAATTATTACGAGCAGTTAATTCATCCAGAACAAAATCAACACTTGAATATCGGAATTGTCAATGCAGGTGATGGCAGCGGCCAGCACCCTTCGCAATGTTTGCTGGATATGATGACAATTTATGAGCATTTTGGTCATTTTGCAGGGCTGAAAGTGGCAATTGTTGGTGATATTACAAATTCCCGTGTCGCTCGCAGCAACATGGAACTGCTGCATAAATTAGGCGCACAGATTTACTTTTCCGGTCCAAGTTACTGGTATAACCAAAAGTTTGACGAATATGGCAAATATGTTGCGCTTGATGACATCCTTGAAAAAGTTGATGTGTTAATGCTGTTACGGGTGCAACACGAACGCCACAGCGGCGATTTAAACGAGCGCAAATTTGATCAAGCCGCCTATCACGCTGATTATGGCATTAATAAAAAACGTTATGACCGCTTGCAAGAAAATGCAATTATTATGCACCCGGGTCCAATTAATCGCGGCGTTGAATTAGCTAGCAGTTTGGTTGAAGCACCCAAGTCAATGTTTGCCAGGCAAATGCACAATGGCGTCTTTATGCGGATGGCGATGCTCGAAGCAGTTTTACGGGGACGAAAATTAGGAGGCTTATGCTGA
- a CDS encoding dihydroorotate dehydrogenase: MTKISVKLPGLELKNPLMPASGTFGFGDVPAAKKFDLNELGALVIKTTTPKARKGNPQPQIAVLDDSVLNSVGLTNPGVDAVVAEKLPALRQQYPDLPIIASVGAGSEAGYLEVAQKLAASNLINALEINVSCPNVAKGGMAFGIHPELVEKLTKKIKAIVAVPIYVKLTPNVTDITEIARAAEAGGADGLSLINTVLGMRIDIKSRKPLLGNNMGGLSGSSVKAIALRMVNQVHQAVSLPLIGMGGISSAEDVVEFMLAGASAVAVGSAHFHDPLACPHIAADLTELLDQLHVKDINELVGQVEFN, translated from the coding sequence ATGACAAAAATTAGCGTGAAATTACCAGGACTTGAATTAAAGAATCCTTTGATGCCAGCAAGCGGCACTTTTGGTTTTGGCGATGTTCCGGCTGCCAAAAAGTTTGACCTGAACGAGTTAGGAGCACTAGTAATAAAAACGACGACCCCAAAGGCGAGAAAGGGTAATCCGCAGCCGCAGATTGCCGTGTTAGATGACAGTGTTTTAAATTCGGTCGGCTTGACCAATCCTGGAGTAGACGCAGTTGTTGCAGAAAAATTGCCGGCGCTGCGTCAGCAATATCCCGATTTACCAATTATTGCCAGTGTTGGTGCCGGCAGTGAAGCTGGATATCTAGAAGTAGCACAGAAACTTGCGGCCTCTAACTTAATCAATGCTTTGGAAATCAACGTCTCTTGTCCTAATGTGGCTAAAGGCGGGATGGCTTTTGGCATTCATCCAGAACTGGTCGAAAAATTGACGAAAAAAATCAAGGCTATCGTTGCTGTTCCAATTTATGTCAAATTAACGCCTAATGTGACCGATATTACGGAAATTGCGCGGGCCGCGGAAGCGGGTGGTGCCGATGGCTTATCACTGATCAATACGGTTTTAGGGATGCGCATTGATATTAAAAGCAGAAAGCCGCTTCTTGGTAATAACATGGGTGGCCTATCGGGATCTAGTGTTAAAGCAATTGCACTTCGCATGGTCAATCAAGTTCATCAGGCGGTTTCTCTGCCGCTAATTGGGATGGGCGGAATCAGCAGTGCCGAAGATGTTGTTGAATTTATGTTGGCTGGTGCTAGTGCGGTAGCCGTCGGCAGCGCGCATTTTCACGATCCGCTTGCTTGCCCGCACATTGCAGCTGATTTAACCGAATTACTTGACCAATTGCATGTGAAGGATATTAACGAACTTGTCGGTCAAGTGGAATTTAATTGA
- the pyrR gene encoding bifunctional pyr operon transcriptional regulator/uracil phosphoribosyltransferase PyrR, producing the protein MAKEIWDALAMKRALTRITYEIIERNRGTQDLVLIGIKTRGIYLAQRIHDRIKKLEGVDVPVGQLDITLYRDDRHDASLKQDPVVNSTEIDVEINDKHVILVDDVIYTGRTIRAAMDALMDVGRPSSIAVAVLIDRGHRELPIRADFVGKNIPTSSQEQVAVNVQEVDGRDAVELRALPE; encoded by the coding sequence ATGGCAAAAGAAATTTGGGATGCTTTGGCAATGAAGCGGGCACTCACGCGAATTACTTACGAGATTATTGAGCGTAATCGTGGAACGCAGGATCTGGTTCTAATCGGTATTAAGACGCGCGGCATTTATCTCGCACAGCGAATTCATGACCGGATTAAAAAACTGGAAGGCGTCGATGTTCCCGTAGGTCAGCTGGATATTACCCTTTATCGGGATGATCGGCATGATGCGAGCTTGAAGCAGGATCCTGTTGTCAATTCGACAGAAATTGACGTAGAAATCAATGATAAGCACGTGATTTTGGTTGATGACGTGATCTATACCGGACGCACGATTCGCGCGGCAATGGATGCGTTAATGGATGTTGGTCGCCCAAGTTCGATTGCGGTTGCAGTTCTAATCGACCGTGGTCACCGCGAGTTGCCAATTCGGGCCGATTTTGTCGGAAAAAATATTCCAACCTCTTCCCAAGAACAGGTTGCGGTCAACGTGCAGGAAGTTGATGGCAGGGATGCCGTTGAACTGAGAGCACTACCAGAATAA
- a CDS encoding type II toxin-antitoxin system Phd/YefM family antitoxin, producing the protein MEAVAFTEFRKNLKSYMTDVNDNSSTILITSHNSTKNSAVLLSKTDYDNMIENLKIMSDSNLMEKIKQGNAQIDAGKAKYYELIDN; encoded by the coding sequence ATGGAAGCCGTAGCATTTACAGAATTTAGGAAGAACCTAAAAAGTTATATGACAGATGTTAATGATAATTCGTCAACTATTTTGATTACCAGTCACAACAGCACTAAGAACTCAGCTGTTTTATTATCTAAAACGGATTATGACAATATGATAGAAAATCTTAAAATTATGAGCGATTCAAATTTAATGGAGAAAATTAAACAAGGGAATGCGCAAATTGATGCTGGGAAAGCAAAGTACTATGAATTAATTGATAATTAA
- the pyrF gene encoding orotidine-5'-phosphate decarboxylase, whose translation MEKPVFVALDLDDEEKLNRILPKLGAPQETYLKIGMELFYNSGSQVVKKLVAQGYKIFLDLKLHDIPNTVYNGAKQLAGLGVYCITVHALGGSQMIGAAKDGLIAGTPNNQSVPKLLAVTELTSISDTILKYEQNCSLEMTDQVISLAKTAKKARADGVICSPLEVTKLRQEVGNDFLYVTPGIRPEGSANDDQVRTTTPKKAKELGASAIVVGRPITLASDPQAAYQAIKKEFN comes from the coding sequence ATGGAAAAACCAGTTTTTGTTGCCTTAGATCTAGATGACGAAGAAAAATTAAACCGCATTTTGCCTAAATTAGGTGCGCCGCAAGAAACCTATCTCAAGATTGGGATGGAACTTTTTTATAATTCTGGCAGCCAGGTTGTTAAAAAATTGGTTGCACAAGGCTACAAAATTTTTCTTGATCTCAAACTGCACGACATTCCCAATACCGTATATAACGGTGCCAAACAACTGGCAGGATTGGGTGTTTATTGCATAACTGTTCATGCCCTTGGCGGCAGCCAAATGATCGGTGCCGCTAAGGACGGGTTAATTGCCGGAACCCCGAATAACCAAAGTGTTCCTAAATTGCTTGCGGTCACCGAACTGACCTCAATTTCCGACACGATTTTAAAATACGAACAAAATTGCTCACTTGAAATGACTGACCAAGTAATCAGCCTAGCTAAAACCGCCAAAAAAGCACGCGCAGACGGAGTGATTTGTTCACCTCTGGAAGTAACAAAACTGCGCCAGGAAGTCGGCAATGATTTCCTCTATGTGACCCCTGGAATTCGGCCCGAAGGCAGCGCCAATGATGATCAAGTACGAACAACCACACCGAAAAAAGCCAAAGAATTAGGCGCAAGCGCCATCGTTGTTGGCCGCCCGATTACCTTAGCCAGCGACCCCCAAGCAGCCTACCAAGCAATCAAAAAGGAGTTTAATTAA
- the pyrE gene encoding orotate phosphoribosyltransferase, protein MHQEEIIAKLIEEKIITISPDKPFTYASGMLSPVYTDLRLTVSYPDLRDWIASDLAKLIKEKFPKVSIIGGVATAGIPHAAWVAAKLQLPMIYVRPKPKDHGKGRQIEGRFNKQDQIVLIDDLITTGGSVLNAVQATKNEGGNVIGVSSIFTYYLPDAKNNFAKANVPFAPLLSYPELLAKEKELNYISSNQYEALKTWHQDPWAWGKKFN, encoded by the coding sequence ATGCATCAGGAAGAAATTATTGCTAAATTAATTGAAGAAAAAATTATCACTATTTCACCGGATAAACCTTTTACTTATGCCAGTGGAATGCTGTCACCGGTTTACACCGATTTGCGCTTAACGGTTTCTTATCCCGACCTGCGCGACTGGATTGCCAGTGACTTGGCTAAACTGATCAAAGAAAAATTCCCCAAGGTTTCAATTATCGGTGGGGTAGCAACTGCCGGGATTCCCCACGCCGCATGGGTAGCTGCCAAATTGCAACTACCGATGATTTATGTTCGGCCGAAGCCGAAGGATCATGGCAAGGGCAGACAAATTGAGGGTCGCTTCAATAAACAAGACCAGATTGTGTTAATCGACGATTTAATTACGACTGGCGGTTCGGTTTTAAATGCTGTTCAGGCAACCAAAAATGAAGGCGGAAATGTCATTGGTGTCAGCTCAATTTTTACCTATTATCTGCCAGATGCCAAAAATAATTTTGCAAAAGCAAATGTTCCCTTTGCGCCTCTACTTTCCTATCCCGAATTATTAGCTAAAGAAAAAGAGCTGAATTATATCAGCTCTAACCAATATGAAGCTTTAAAAACTTGGCACCAAGATCCGTGGGCATGGGGTAAGAAATTTAATTGA